A part of Microbulbifer sp. MI-G genomic DNA contains:
- a CDS encoding HAD family hydrolase — MPSTELVIFDCDGVLVDSEHIVCRILAEEMNKLGMPTSAEELDEQFSGRPAEDCLLEIEKRYGGPLPDHYFGNTERRIREAFHAELQPVAGIEGLLDQLVQMGLPSCVASSGSHQKMQLTLRKTGLYEYFQGRIFSAEDVSRGKPWPELFLHAADTMGIAPDHCLVVEDSIAGVRAAAAAGMRVVGFAQPARAHLLERAGAQVINNMMAVLDFI; from the coding sequence ATGCCCTCCACAGAATTGGTCATTTTCGATTGCGACGGTGTGCTGGTAGACAGCGAGCATATCGTCTGTCGCATACTGGCCGAAGAGATGAACAAGCTGGGTATGCCCACCAGCGCAGAAGAACTCGACGAACAGTTCAGCGGCCGCCCCGCCGAGGATTGCCTGCTGGAAATCGAAAAGCGCTACGGCGGACCCTTGCCGGATCACTATTTCGGCAATACCGAGCGGCGTATCCGCGAGGCCTTTCACGCAGAGTTACAGCCTGTAGCAGGCATAGAGGGCCTGCTTGACCAGCTTGTGCAGATGGGTTTGCCCAGCTGCGTGGCTTCCTCCGGCTCCCACCAGAAAATGCAATTGACCCTGCGCAAGACCGGGCTCTACGAGTACTTCCAGGGCAGGATTTTCAGTGCCGAGGATGTGTCCCGCGGCAAACCCTGGCCCGAGCTGTTCCTCCACGCGGCGGACACCATGGGGATTGCGCCCGATCACTGCCTGGTGGTGGAGGACTCCATAGCCGGTGTACGGGCTGCCGCCGCGGCTGGGATGCGGGTGGTTGGCTTCGCCCAGCCGGCGCGCGCGCACCTGCTGGAACGGGCTGGCGCACAAGTGATCAACAATATGATGGCTGTGTTGGACTTTATTTAA
- a CDS encoding M12 family metallo-peptidase, translating to MGKEIMRGITLFKIFLLMLLLTDNTIAEEVYDLFSKPGNGNAVSEKSEIQASEQGKKGIINIGRFNENVKKITHDSRVVFDLKDKKILFKVDRVVRKGVERFSFSASSADRGNIQISENNGRVVGSLNYAGKLFKIRSDENGDTVLIEVPKEDLIDHDEAYHEDYNYLPLIDQSLLDFGSVAEAGDSGSEFTVIVAYTSSFANSAGDITAYMDLLELETNMSYENSEVQTRVKIVHAYQTGYSDSGNFATDLNSFSNTSNAHTQQLYDLRNQYNADIMMLLTGNNYSGCGQARSIGATEQNALAAAKESCATGNYSFGHEIGHLFGARHIISQDPSMTPFPYGHGYCNVTAGTWRTVMAYNCPQGTGGSRIQYWSNPDVYIQGQATGTRDIEFNAKVMNVRAVEVANFRVSPTPNLAWLIPVLHIILF from the coding sequence ATGGGGAAAGAAATCATGAGAGGGATAACTTTATTTAAAATTTTTCTGTTAATGCTGCTACTCACAGATAATACGATTGCTGAAGAAGTGTATGATTTGTTTTCAAAGCCCGGCAATGGAAATGCTGTGAGCGAAAAGAGTGAAATCCAGGCATCTGAACAGGGAAAAAAAGGAATTATCAATATAGGAAGGTTCAATGAAAATGTAAAAAAAATCACTCATGATTCCAGGGTCGTATTTGATTTGAAAGATAAAAAAATCTTGTTCAAGGTTGACAGGGTCGTAAGAAAGGGGGTTGAAAGATTCTCTTTTTCTGCATCAAGTGCCGATAGGGGTAATATTCAGATTTCTGAAAACAATGGCCGTGTTGTTGGTTCCCTGAATTATGCCGGTAAATTATTTAAGATAAGGTCTGATGAGAATGGCGATACTGTGTTAATCGAGGTTCCAAAAGAAGATCTGATTGATCACGATGAAGCCTATCATGAGGATTATAATTACCTTCCCTTGATTGACCAAAGCCTGCTTGACTTCGGCAGTGTGGCTGAGGCAGGTGATTCAGGTTCAGAATTTACTGTTATCGTTGCCTATACATCCAGTTTTGCAAACAGTGCAGGGGATATTACTGCGTATATGGATTTGCTTGAACTAGAAACGAATATGTCTTATGAAAACAGCGAAGTCCAAACCAGGGTAAAAATTGTCCACGCATACCAGACTGGTTATTCAGATAGCGGAAATTTTGCGACAGACCTAAACAGCTTTTCAAACACCAGCAATGCACACACGCAACAATTATATGATTTAAGAAATCAATACAATGCCGATATTATGATGCTTCTTACCGGCAACAACTATAGTGGCTGTGGTCAAGCTAGATCCATTGGCGCTACAGAACAAAATGCACTGGCTGCGGCCAAGGAGAGTTGTGCAACAGGTAACTATTCATTTGGTCACGAAATTGGGCATTTATTTGGTGCGAGACACATTATCTCGCAAGACCCCTCCATGACACCCTTCCCGTATGGACACGGCTATTGTAATGTCACTGCAGGAACCTGGCGTACCGTGATGGCCTATAATTGCCCTCAGGGAACAGGGGGATCACGTATCCAGTATTGGTCTAATCCCGATGTGTATATACAGGGACAGGCCACAGGAACAAGAGATATCGAGTTCAATGCCAAGGTAATGAACGTGCGTGCTGTGGAGGTTGCCAATTTCAGGGTTTCCCCCACTCCAAATCTGGCATGGCTGATACCGGTTTTGCATATAATCCTTTTCTAG
- a CDS encoding efflux RND transporter periplasmic adaptor subunit, whose protein sequence is MKVSKKNKLLMIVLGVGAIAITAAVLLKPKPQEKPAETVVPPVADILYIAPGPQTLLVPSQGTVNARHEIELVARVGGVIESVNAAFVPGGFFSAGEALLQLEQADYVHNVTRAESQLANANSTFAQEQGRAKQAKREWRDLGSEAANALFLRKPQLAAAEAAVAAARADRDQAALDLERTTITAPFAGRVVETYVDLGQYIAPGTRLAKIHSTGIAEVRLPLTDQQLALLNLPLGQSIENSPAVRLRAVVAGHEREWRAQLVRTEASIDPNSRFIFAVAQVENPYQGAAPLMNGLFVEADIAGRTFEDVVILPRQALHEGNHLLVLNKENQLIFKAVELLQSVDDKVWLRGDIATGDRVVVSSLGYSREGMVLTPNPLNEKPAHLTDSVDDKTAAPATAVTGAATDNTYPGGH, encoded by the coding sequence GTGAAAGTATCCAAGAAGAACAAGCTGTTAATGATTGTTTTAGGCGTTGGGGCGATTGCCATCACTGCAGCGGTACTCCTCAAGCCAAAACCCCAGGAAAAGCCAGCAGAGACGGTGGTCCCGCCCGTGGCGGATATCCTCTATATAGCGCCCGGTCCCCAGACCCTGTTGGTGCCCAGCCAGGGCACAGTCAATGCCCGCCATGAGATTGAGTTAGTAGCCCGTGTCGGCGGTGTGATTGAAAGTGTCAATGCAGCATTCGTACCCGGCGGCTTTTTCTCGGCAGGGGAGGCCCTGCTGCAGCTTGAGCAGGCGGACTATGTGCACAATGTCACCCGCGCCGAGTCCCAACTGGCCAACGCCAACTCCACATTTGCCCAGGAGCAGGGCCGTGCAAAGCAGGCCAAGCGGGAGTGGCGAGACCTGGGCAGTGAGGCCGCCAACGCCCTGTTCCTGCGCAAACCCCAACTGGCCGCGGCGGAAGCCGCAGTGGCGGCCGCACGGGCGGATCGCGATCAGGCCGCTCTGGACCTGGAGCGCACCACCATCACAGCCCCCTTCGCCGGTCGCGTGGTAGAAACCTATGTCGACCTGGGCCAATACATCGCTCCGGGCACCAGGCTGGCAAAAATTCACAGTACCGGCATCGCCGAGGTGCGCCTGCCCCTGACCGATCAGCAGCTGGCGCTCTTGAACCTGCCCCTGGGGCAATCAATCGAAAACAGCCCTGCCGTGCGCCTAAGGGCTGTCGTGGCCGGGCACGAGCGGGAGTGGCGCGCGCAGCTGGTGCGCACCGAAGCCAGCATCGATCCCAACAGCCGCTTTATCTTCGCGGTGGCGCAGGTAGAAAATCCCTACCAGGGCGCGGCGCCACTGATGAACGGCCTGTTTGTGGAGGCGGATATTGCCGGCAGAACCTTCGAGGACGTCGTGATACTGCCGCGCCAGGCCCTGCATGAAGGAAACCACCTGCTGGTGTTGAATAAAGAGAATCAACTGATCTTTAAAGCGGTGGAACTGCTGCAGAGTGTCGACGACAAGGTCTGGCTGCGCGGCGATATCGCCACTGGCGATCGCGTGGTCGTCTCCAGCCTGGGTTACTCCCGCGAAGGGATGGTCCTCACGCCCAACCCGTTAAACGAAAAACCCGCACACCTGACCGACAGCGTTGATGATAAGACTGCGGCCCCGGCCACTGCCGTGACCGGGGCCGCCACGGACAATACCTATCCGGGGGGTCACTGA
- a CDS encoding 16S rRNA (uracil(1498)-N(3))-methyltransferase, producing MRIPRIFSAQPLSGLRDIELGEAASRHLVKVLRLGTGHPLTLFDGRGGEYSASLATTGKRVRACIDTFQEGDRQSPLGLSLAIGISRGERFDWVVQKATELGATVLQPLLTERCEVKLTGERLQKKCTHWRQIAISACEQCGRNLLPDIAEPVKLAHYLQNLAQDTTPAAKLVLHHRTRLDLHHWQAEHEKPDSALLLVGPEGGLSQAEIATALACDFIPLRLGPRVMRTETAPIAALSILQYLWGDL from the coding sequence ATGCGCATCCCGCGTATCTTCTCCGCGCAACCACTCTCAGGACTCCGGGACATTGAACTGGGCGAGGCGGCCTCGCGGCACCTGGTGAAAGTCCTGCGCCTGGGCACCGGTCATCCACTCACGCTGTTTGATGGTCGCGGCGGCGAATACAGTGCCAGCTTGGCTACAACCGGCAAACGTGTGCGGGCGTGTATTGATACGTTTCAGGAAGGAGACCGCCAGTCCCCTCTGGGGCTGTCACTGGCCATTGGCATTTCCCGCGGGGAGCGTTTCGACTGGGTGGTGCAGAAGGCGACCGAACTGGGGGCCACTGTACTCCAGCCACTGCTGACCGAACGCTGCGAGGTAAAACTCACCGGTGAGCGCCTGCAGAAAAAATGCACCCACTGGCGCCAGATTGCCATCAGCGCCTGTGAGCAGTGCGGGCGGAATTTGCTGCCGGACATTGCCGAACCGGTGAAACTGGCGCACTATCTGCAGAACCTCGCGCAAGACACCACCCCGGCAGCCAAACTGGTGTTGCACCACCGCACCCGGCTGGACCTGCATCACTGGCAGGCCGAGCACGAAAAGCCCGATTCCGCCCTGTTGCTGGTGGGCCCCGAGGGTGGCCTGTCACAGGCGGAAATTGCCACAGCACTGGCCTGTGACTTTATCCCGCTGCGCCTTGGGCCGCGGGTTATGCGCACAGAGACCGCCCCCATTGCTGCACTCTCCATCCTGCAGTACCTGTGGGGCGATCTGTAA
- a CDS encoding Tex family protein, with the protein MLDINVRIAEELNVRPQQVASAVSLLDEGATVPFIARYRKEVTGALDDTQLRTLEERLRYLRELQERRGSILKSIDEQGKLTPELTRQINDAETKNRLEDLYLPFKPKRRSKGQIAIEAGLEPLADALINDPGLDPAAEALQYLTPEHKDASLQVKDSKAALDGAKFILMERFAEDAELLGRLRDFLKRDGQVRSKLLDGKEEEGAKFRDYFNYAEDWSQVPSHRALAIFRGRNAGILAVSIGLPEESGVPATTGHPCEVMVAKHFDIRDQGRPADSWLGEVVRWTWRIKLSTALETDLLGALREKAEEEAIRVFSRNLKDLLLAAPAGQKSTIGLDPGLRTGVKVAVVDATGKLLDHTAIFPNPPQNRLQESAAVLAALCSKYRVGLIAIGNGTASRETDKFVGETIKQYKLSAQKVLVNEAGASVYSASAFAAREFPDLDVTIRGAISIARRLQDPLAELVKIEPKSIGVGQYQHDVSQMQLARSLDAVVEDCVNGVGAELNSASAPLLARVSGLTATIAGNIVSYRDQHGAFKNRQQLLNVSRLGPKAFEQAAGFLRIGNGENPLDRSGVHPEAYQVVKRIAERNNREINALIGDAAFLRRLKPADYTDEKFGVPTVTDIIAELEKPGRDPRPEFRTARLEEGVEGIGDLRIGMVLEGTVTNVTNFGAFVDIGVHQDGLAHISALSEKFVKDPREVVKAGDIVKVKVMDVDVARKRIGLSMRLSDEPGEQSGAIQRGDQRENRQAQRYNRQRGHRQQPGSQGSMGDLLKAAMKNRK; encoded by the coding sequence ATGCTGGATATCAACGTTCGCATCGCCGAAGAACTCAATGTGCGCCCGCAACAGGTAGCCTCTGCAGTCTCCCTGCTGGATGAGGGGGCTACGGTGCCATTTATTGCCCGCTACCGGAAGGAGGTTACGGGTGCCCTGGATGACACCCAGTTGCGCACCCTGGAAGAGCGCCTGCGTTACCTGAGGGAACTGCAAGAGCGCCGCGGGAGTATCCTGAAAAGTATTGATGAGCAGGGCAAACTCACACCGGAATTGACTCGGCAAATCAACGACGCTGAGACCAAGAACCGCCTCGAAGACCTCTATCTCCCTTTTAAACCCAAGCGGCGCAGCAAAGGGCAAATCGCCATTGAGGCGGGCCTTGAGCCCCTGGCCGATGCCCTGATCAACGATCCCGGGCTCGACCCCGCCGCCGAAGCGCTGCAGTACCTCACCCCGGAGCACAAAGATGCCTCTCTGCAGGTAAAAGACAGCAAGGCGGCCCTCGACGGGGCCAAGTTTATCCTGATGGAGCGCTTTGCCGAGGACGCGGAACTCCTCGGGCGACTGCGGGATTTCCTCAAACGTGATGGCCAGGTCAGATCCAAGCTGCTGGATGGCAAAGAGGAAGAGGGCGCTAAATTCCGCGACTATTTCAACTACGCCGAGGACTGGTCCCAAGTGCCATCCCACCGCGCCCTGGCCATTTTCCGCGGTCGCAATGCGGGTATTCTGGCGGTCAGTATCGGCCTGCCGGAGGAATCGGGCGTACCTGCCACTACCGGCCACCCCTGTGAGGTAATGGTGGCCAAACATTTCGATATCCGCGATCAGGGCCGCCCAGCGGACAGCTGGCTCGGCGAGGTGGTGCGCTGGACCTGGCGTATCAAGCTGAGTACAGCGCTGGAAACAGACCTGCTCGGGGCCCTGCGCGAAAAGGCCGAGGAAGAGGCCATCCGGGTCTTCTCCCGCAACCTCAAGGACCTGCTGCTGGCCGCGCCCGCGGGGCAGAAATCCACCATCGGCCTGGACCCGGGCCTGCGCACCGGCGTCAAGGTCGCTGTAGTGGATGCCACCGGTAAACTGCTGGATCACACCGCCATATTCCCGAACCCGCCCCAGAACCGCTTGCAGGAATCCGCTGCGGTACTTGCCGCCCTGTGCAGCAAGTACCGGGTGGGCCTGATTGCCATCGGCAACGGCACCGCCAGCCGTGAGACTGACAAGTTTGTTGGCGAGACCATCAAACAGTACAAGCTTAGCGCCCAGAAAGTGCTGGTGAACGAGGCGGGCGCCTCCGTGTACTCGGCTTCGGCATTTGCCGCACGGGAATTCCCAGATTTGGATGTCACCATCCGCGGTGCCATTTCTATTGCCCGCCGCCTGCAGGACCCACTGGCCGAACTGGTGAAAATTGAACCCAAGTCCATCGGTGTCGGCCAATACCAGCACGACGTTTCCCAGATGCAGCTGGCGCGCTCCTTGGATGCGGTGGTGGAAGATTGTGTCAATGGGGTCGGTGCCGAGCTGAACTCTGCCTCTGCCCCGCTCTTGGCCAGGGTTTCCGGACTCACCGCCACCATCGCCGGCAATATCGTCAGCTATCGCGACCAGCACGGCGCCTTTAAAAACCGGCAGCAGCTGCTGAACGTGTCGCGCCTTGGGCCCAAGGCGTTCGAGCAGGCCGCGGGCTTTCTGCGCATCGGCAATGGTGAGAACCCGCTGGACAGGTCGGGGGTGCACCCGGAAGCCTACCAGGTAGTGAAGCGTATCGCCGAGCGGAACAACCGCGAGATCAATGCCCTGATCGGTGACGCTGCCTTCCTGCGCCGGCTCAAGCCTGCCGACTACACCGATGAGAAGTTCGGTGTTCCCACGGTGACCGATATCATTGCCGAACTGGAAAAACCCGGTCGCGACCCGCGCCCGGAGTTTCGCACCGCACGCTTAGAGGAGGGTGTAGAGGGTATTGGGGACCTGCGCATTGGCATGGTACTTGAGGGCACTGTTACCAATGTCACCAATTTTGGTGCTTTTGTGGATATCGGGGTACACCAGGATGGCCTCGCGCATATCTCTGCACTGTCGGAGAAGTTTGTGAAGGATCCCCGCGAAGTGGTCAAAGCCGGTGATATCGTCAAAGTGAAGGTGATGGATGTGGACGTGGCGCGCAAACGCATCGGCCTCTCCATGCGCCTGTCGGATGAGCCGGGGGAGCAGAGTGGTGCTATCCAACGGGGCGATCAGCGTGAGAACCGCCAGGCCCAGCGCTATAACAGGCAGCGGGGCCACCGACAGCAACCGGGTAGCCAGGGTAGTATGGGCGACCTGTTGAAGGCAGCGATGAAAAACAGGAAATAG
- a CDS encoding OmpA family protein — translation MVGKFPSVCYFALSAVFLTGCHDSDKQYALQPVTGIQSGESEQAARQAAPFADALVRFLRGNSRERGDTFILRLEFEPGGFAPRMETIADLEALLVIMRDFPDLQIAIEGHTDNAGDPKKNLNLSQRRADWVQHFLIERGISEERLQAQGYGDTDPIADNSSKTGQKENRRLAIRVLNFDRIPSQLPRR, via the coding sequence ATGGTGGGCAAATTCCCATCCGTGTGCTATTTCGCCCTGTCGGCAGTGTTCCTCACAGGCTGCCACGACTCCGACAAACAGTATGCACTGCAACCCGTGACCGGGATACAATCGGGGGAAAGTGAACAGGCGGCACGACAGGCAGCCCCTTTTGCCGATGCACTGGTACGCTTTTTACGCGGCAATTCGCGGGAAAGGGGCGACACCTTTATTCTGCGCCTGGAATTCGAGCCGGGAGGCTTTGCCCCGCGCATGGAGACCATCGCCGACCTTGAGGCACTGCTTGTCATCATGCGCGACTTCCCCGATCTGCAAATCGCCATTGAGGGCCATACCGACAATGCCGGTGATCCGAAGAAAAACCTGAATTTGTCCCAGCGCCGCGCCGACTGGGTTCAACACTTTCTGATTGAGCGGGGCATATCCGAAGAGCGGCTGCAAGCCCAGGGCTATGGCGATACAGACCCCATCGCGGATAACAGCAGTAAAACAGGCCAGAAAGAAAACCGGCGCCTGGCGATCCGGGTTTTGAATTTCGACCGGATTCCCAGTCAACTGCCGCGGCGCTGA
- a CDS encoding efflux RND transporter permease subunit yields MNGIISWFARNSKAANLLMIMIIIGGIFGISGIDREVFPAIQPGIVEVDISYPGAGPAEVEQQVTVRVEEAISEVKGIKEVNSASRRSHSSVDIQAVDGYDQLRLLNDIKAQVDSINTFPEGIERPVIHLQEWDTQLMMIAVGGPVSEHQLKETALDLRDKLMLIPGVRRVDVWGDRPDELSIEVSELDLRRYNLSFSDVANAVRRSSLDLPAGMVRSDRGDIQVQTRGQAYNAEDFERIPVVSRTDGSVLLLRDVATVRDGFEEYNNVIRFNGNPAMNLRVSQGEPLDVVGTADRIKAFMEENRAQLPPGMEFDIWFDFSKSFEGRMNLLTKNALSGFALVFILLMLFLRPALALWVTVGIVVAFLGAFALLPVTGVSLNMLSLFAFLLILGIVVDDAIIVGEAVHAAHDRGVTGLAAAEEGVKQVSAPVIFAVTSTMVFFIPMLFLPGYTAQMMLSLPVVVLLCLVFSLVESLLILPAHLVGMKPEKPARSTLGIKLQTLRGHFAGAMKTAGDRYYLPLLKKSLGNSRTTVMGFLLALGLSITVFLSGYVGSSFAPQVPSDLLELQATMASGEPFRESERVMEQILAAADKLAVDERMLALNQGQPFLENTLVFNWRGNIYVILQLVDGELRDVTSKTLALRWRTLIGELPASVEDLNIDSTINDGGNGLSLNLSTASGNMDELRAAADAVEEKLNTYAGIYDVRDNLTSARRDIEIQLKPYATTLGVNLADIARQVRQGFYGEEVQRIPRGREDVRVMVRYPQDERASEEQMDRIRIRTTAGEVPFSAVAEAVYVPGYTTIRRNNRERTVRVSAQITPNTSSAQEILKDMRESLVPELERRFPGFSLRTAGEMQEEEEFNGAILAFFVLSLFAIYALLAIAFRSYSQPLLILTAVPFGFFGAVVGHLLMGHDISIMSMLGFLAAAGVVVNDNLVLMDRINQLRAQGWAVMEAVIQSGRDRFRPIILTSITTFIGLVPIMFERSIQAQFLIPMVISLAFGVLFATAVTLILVPNLYKVIEVIRPKRKGLEGPGVPVSMETV; encoded by the coding sequence ATGAACGGCATCATTTCCTGGTTTGCACGCAACAGCAAGGCCGCCAACCTGCTGATGATTATGATTATTATCGGCGGCATTTTCGGCATCAGCGGTATAGACCGGGAAGTGTTCCCGGCGATTCAGCCGGGCATCGTTGAGGTGGACATTTCCTACCCCGGCGCCGGCCCGGCAGAAGTCGAACAGCAGGTGACAGTGCGTGTGGAAGAGGCTATCTCCGAGGTCAAGGGGATCAAAGAGGTCAATTCCGCCTCCCGCCGCAGTCACTCCTCGGTGGACATCCAGGCAGTGGATGGCTACGACCAGTTGCGCCTGCTGAACGATATCAAGGCACAAGTAGACAGTATCAACACCTTTCCCGAGGGGATCGAGCGCCCGGTTATCCACCTGCAGGAATGGGATACCCAGCTGATGATGATCGCTGTGGGCGGGCCTGTGTCAGAACACCAGCTCAAGGAAACCGCTCTGGATCTGCGCGACAAATTGATGCTGATTCCCGGCGTGCGCCGGGTGGATGTCTGGGGCGATCGCCCGGATGAACTGTCGATCGAGGTCTCCGAACTGGATTTGCGCCGCTATAACCTGAGCTTCAGCGATGTCGCCAACGCCGTGCGACGCTCCTCCCTGGACCTGCCCGCGGGCATGGTGCGTTCGGATCGCGGGGATATCCAGGTGCAGACCCGCGGCCAGGCCTATAACGCAGAGGACTTCGAGCGTATCCCGGTTGTCAGTCGCACCGATGGCTCCGTACTGCTGCTGCGCGATGTGGCCACCGTGCGCGACGGTTTCGAAGAGTACAACAACGTCATCCGCTTTAACGGCAATCCGGCCATGAACCTGCGCGTGAGCCAGGGCGAGCCCCTGGATGTGGTGGGCACTGCGGACCGTATCAAAGCATTTATGGAGGAAAACCGCGCACAGCTGCCGCCGGGCATGGAGTTCGATATCTGGTTCGACTTCTCCAAGTCTTTTGAGGGCCGTATGAACCTGCTCACCAAGAACGCGCTGAGTGGCTTCGCCCTGGTTTTCATTCTACTGATGCTGTTCCTGCGCCCCGCGCTTGCCCTGTGGGTCACCGTGGGGATTGTGGTGGCTTTCCTCGGTGCCTTCGCACTGCTGCCGGTCACCGGTGTCAGCCTGAATATGCTCTCTCTCTTCGCTTTCCTGCTGATTCTGGGGATTGTAGTGGACGATGCGATTATTGTGGGGGAGGCAGTGCACGCCGCCCACGATCGCGGGGTTACCGGCCTGGCGGCCGCGGAGGAGGGGGTTAAACAGGTCTCTGCGCCGGTGATCTTTGCCGTGACTTCCACCATGGTGTTCTTTATCCCCATGTTGTTTCTGCCCGGCTACACCGCTCAGATGATGCTGTCTTTGCCCGTGGTGGTGTTGCTGTGTCTGGTCTTCTCCCTGGTGGAATCGCTGCTGATCCTGCCGGCGCATCTGGTGGGCATGAAACCGGAAAAGCCTGCCAGGTCCACACTGGGTATCAAGCTGCAGACGCTGCGCGGGCACTTTGCCGGGGCGATGAAAACCGCCGGGGACCGCTACTACCTGCCACTGCTGAAAAAGTCCCTCGGTAACAGCCGCACCACTGTTATGGGCTTCCTGCTGGCTCTGGGGCTCTCGATCACGGTATTCCTGAGTGGCTATGTGGGCTCTTCCTTCGCCCCCCAGGTACCCTCTGACCTGCTGGAGCTGCAGGCCACCATGGCCTCCGGCGAGCCTTTTCGCGAATCCGAGCGGGTGATGGAACAGATACTCGCGGCGGCGGACAAACTCGCGGTAGACGAGAGGATGCTGGCACTGAACCAGGGCCAGCCTTTTCTGGAAAATACCTTGGTGTTCAATTGGCGCGGCAATATCTACGTCATACTGCAGCTGGTGGATGGCGAGCTGCGCGATGTGACGTCCAAGACCCTGGCGCTGCGCTGGCGCACACTGATCGGCGAACTTCCCGCCAGTGTCGAGGACCTGAATATCGACTCCACCATCAATGACGGCGGCAATGGCTTGAGCCTGAACCTGAGCACTGCATCGGGGAATATGGATGAACTGCGCGCCGCTGCAGATGCGGTGGAAGAAAAGCTGAATACCTACGCCGGTATCTACGATGTACGCGACAACCTCACCAGTGCCCGCCGCGATATCGAAATCCAGTTGAAGCCCTACGCCACCACCCTGGGGGTCAACCTCGCCGATATCGCCAGGCAGGTGCGCCAGGGTTTCTACGGTGAGGAGGTGCAACGTATTCCCAGGGGCCGCGAAGATGTGCGGGTGATGGTACGCTACCCCCAAGACGAACGCGCCAGCGAAGAGCAGATGGATCGCATCCGTATCCGCACCACTGCGGGCGAGGTGCCCTTTTCGGCGGTGGCCGAAGCGGTCTATGTACCCGGTTATACCACTATCCGCCGCAATAACCGCGAGCGCACCGTGCGGGTCTCTGCACAAATCACACCAAATACGTCCTCTGCGCAGGAAATCCTCAAGGATATGCGCGAAAGTCTGGTGCCAGAACTGGAGCGCCGCTTCCCCGGCTTCTCCCTGAGAACCGCGGGAGAGATGCAGGAGGAGGAGGAGTTCAACGGGGCTATCCTGGCTTTCTTTGTGCTGTCCTTGTTCGCCATTTACGCACTGCTGGCGATTGCCTTCCGCTCCTATTCGCAGCCGCTGCTCATTCTCACCGCGGTACCTTTTGGCTTCTTCGGTGCGGTGGTGGGACACCTGCTGATGGGGCATGATATCAGCATTATGTCCATGCTCGGATTTCTCGCCGCAGCGGGCGTTGTGGTGAACGATAACCTGGTATTGATGGATCGGATCAACCAGCTGCGCGCCCAGGGGTGGGCGGTGATGGAGGCGGTGATCCAATCGGGGCGCGACCGCTTCCGCCCGATTATCCTGACGTCCATTACCACATTTATCGGGCTGGTACCGATTATGTTCGAGCGTTCCATCCAGGCACAGTTCCTGATCCCGATGGTCATCAGTCTCGCTTTTGGTGTCCTCTTCGCCACTGCGGTCACTTTGATCCTGGTGCCAAATCTGTACAAAGTGATTGAAGTGATCCGACCCAAACGCAAAGGCCTGGAGGGACCCGGGGTACCGGTATCCATGGAGACGGTTTGA